In Stigmatopora argus isolate UIUO_Sarg chromosome 10, RoL_Sarg_1.0, whole genome shotgun sequence, the following proteins share a genomic window:
- the fam181b gene encoding protein FAM181B, whose product MAAIMNPPFMNFCFLGSTVDGGLPGESEEDCKETTRELLSFMDSASSNIKLALDKPVKSKRKVNHRKYLQKQIKRCSGMVEAADGEGKGPGSPPSSGKPVPKREGVQASLQNRSLAALFNPAKEVRGEKAKKPPLRHRNLPPSFFTEPAHDARVDPAGGLSLRDLERANPEAGDFFDLLGPEDVGRAAERELYRSVGDQEQAATAAASSYDAQHLLPYPDSWTSCSPPLSRKLPTPHQAALYCHPEAGVPEGGEENALCSLAFSNFFTDCSLPQVNYDFNGDYNRTHYSSL is encoded by the coding sequence ATGGCCGCCATCATGAACCCGCCGTTCATGAATTTCTGCTTCCTGGGCTCCACGGTGGACGGGGGTCTCCCGGGGGAGTCGGAGGAGGACTGCAAGGAGACCACCAGGGAGCTGCTGAGCTTCATGGACTCGGCCTCCAGCAATATCAAGCTGGCCCTGGACAAGCCGGTCAAGTCCAAGAGGAAGGTCAACCACCGCAAGTATCTGCAGAAGCAGATCAAACGCTGCAGCGGGATGGTCGAGGCGGCGGACGGCGAGGGCAAGGGCCCCGGATCCCCCCCCTCGTCGGGCAAACCCGTCCCCAAACGGGAAGGCGTCCAGGCTAGCCTGCAGAACCGCAGCCTGGCCGCCCTCTTTAACCCGGCCAAGGAAGTTCGTGGCGAGAAAGCCAAGAAGCCGCCCCTGCGCCACCGCAACCTGCCGCCCTCCTTCTTCACCGAGCCGGCCCACGACGCCAGAGTCGACCCCGCCGGCGGACTGTCGCTTCGCGATCTGGAGCGAGCCAACCCGGAGGCCGGCGACTTCTTCGACCTGCTGGGACCGGAAGACGTGGGCCGGGCAGCCGAGCGGGAACTCTACCGAAGCGTGGGCGACCAAGAACAGGCCGCCACCGCCGCGGCCTCCTCCTACGACGCCCAGCACCTCCTTCCGTACCCAGACTCGTGGACTAGCTGCTCACCGCCCCTCTCCAGGAAACTCCCCACTCCTCACCAAGCGGCGCTCTACTGCCACCCGGAGGCCGGCGTTCCCGAAGGCGGCGAGGAGAACGCCCTCTGCTCCTTGGCCTtctccaactttttcacagactGCTCACTTCCTCAGGTCAACTACGACTTTAATGGCGACTACAACAGGACTCATTACTCCTCTCTATGA